One segment of Lytechinus variegatus isolate NC3 chromosome 13, Lvar_3.0, whole genome shotgun sequence DNA contains the following:
- the LOC121426437 gene encoding transmembrane ascorbate-dependent reductase CYB561-like yields MIFVLIVIAEVLCVLAVVLVGVWMGVYRGGVAWDGTTSEFNLHPIMMTLGLIVFNGNALMLYRACRETPKAWVKAAHVIFHCLALFCACLALVAVWQYHNANGIPNVYSIHSWIGITVFIMYVIQWFIGLSIFAFPCASLQHRDRYKPLHVFFGVFLFGGACATALIGIEDKLMLAISTTYSSRPPEAYVANFLGFVILFLAAVVTFVVTFAPWKRPDDIQSEWQPIVSSTPARDLNLQPSNI; encoded by the exons ATGATTTTCGTACTAATCGTTATTGCTGAGGTGTTATGCGTACTTGCCGTGGTATTGGTCGGTGTCTGGATGGGCGTGTACCGAGGGGGCGTGGCTTGGGATGGTACCACCTCCGAATTCAACCTTCATCCAATCATGATGACCCTTGGTCTCATTGTCTTCAATGGCAACG CTCTGATGCTCTACCGTGCCTGTCGGGAAACGCCAAAAGCGTGGGTAAAAGCAGCTCATGTAATCTTTCACTGTCTGGCCCTTTTCTGCGCATGCCTGGCCCTGGTGGCGGTATGGCAGTACCACAACGCCAATGGTATACCGAACGTTTACTCCATCCATAGCTGGATCGGGATAACTGTCTTCATAATGTATGTCATTCAG TGGTTCATCGGGCTATCCATATTCGCATTTCCATGTGCAAGTCTACAGCATCGAGATAGGTACAAGCCTCTCCATGTATTCTTTGGTGTCTTTCTGTTCGGTGGTGCGTGTGCTACTGCCCTCATCGGCATTGAAGACAAACTAATGCTGGCAAT ATCAACAACTTATTCCTCGCGACCACCAGAAGCCTATGTGGCCAACTTTCTAGGTTTCGTCATCCTCTTTCTGGCAGCAGTCGTGACGTTCGTTGTGACCTTTGCCCCTTGGAAGCGACCTGATGACATCCAGTCAGAGTGGCAGCCTATCGTGTCCTCTACTCCCGCAAGAGATTTGAACCTCCAACCTTCTAATATTTGA